The Streptococcus sp. 29896 genome includes a region encoding these proteins:
- a CDS encoding CYTH domain-containing protein, giving the protein MDKTNLEIEFKTLLSLADYQALLPLFQNVPLVKQTNHYIDSPDFQLRTNRCSLRIRTFVEQAELTLKIPQEIGNLEINQVLELKEAKRLLENFQLPDGPVKACLEQKHLNHLPLSVWGSLTTQRKEMESDIGLMALDKNTYGDQIDFELELEVHQASKGEKDFQDFLAKHDIPFRYAQSKVARTAKNLLSAK; this is encoded by the coding sequence ATGGACAAGACAAATTTAGAAATTGAGTTTAAAACACTGCTTTCACTAGCGGATTATCAGGCACTCCTGCCCTTATTTCAGAACGTTCCTTTGGTCAAGCAGACCAATCACTACATTGATAGTCCAGATTTTCAGTTGAGAACTAATAGATGCTCTCTCCGTATTCGTACCTTTGTTGAGCAGGCAGAATTGACTTTAAAAATTCCACAGGAAATCGGCAATTTGGAAATCAATCAAGTACTGGAACTAAAAGAGGCTAAAAGACTTCTTGAAAATTTTCAGTTGCCGGACGGCCCCGTCAAAGCCTGCCTTGAACAAAAACATCTAAATCACCTCCCCTTATCTGTATGGGGCTCCCTTACCACCCAGCGAAAGGAAATGGAGTCTGACATTGGCTTGATGGCCTTAGACAAAAATACTTATGGTGATCAGATTGATTTTGAACTGGAACTTGAAGTTCATCAAGCTAGCAAAGGTGAAAAAGATTTCCAAGACTTTCTGGCCAAACATGATATTCCATTTCGCTATGCTCAGAGCAAAGTAGCACGAACAGCAAAAAATCTATTGTCCGCAAAATAA
- a CDS encoding ABC transporter ATP-binding protein, translated as MKELVRYFHAYLKEAILAPLFKLLEASFELVVPLIIAMIIDQVIPNSNQGNLVAMILYLVALAIVGVVVSLTAQYFAAKAAVGFTKDLTQDLYQKILSLPKASQDSLSSSSIFTRLTSDTLQIQSGINIFLRLFLRAPIVVFGSLVMAYLISPSLATYFVNMIILLFLVVTVISWVTSRHYQSIRKLLDSLVGQVRETVTGIRVIRAFGQKLREKEAFEKGNQAYLGQLVRAGRWSSSLTPLTYLIVNLTLIFLIWQGSFAITFNQLEQGMLIALINYLLQILVELVKMVMVISSLNQSFIAAKRVQEIFDQQSEDVEAPLSTTQTDQMNLVLSVQNLTFTYPRSSRPALENLSFQLEKGQFMGIIGGTGSGKSTLIDLLLGLYPSGDNQVQVYIEGHSPQTLADWRGRFALVPQQAQLFSGTVRSNLTLGKDYSDQALWKALEMAQAKDFLLEKDGLDTVVEAFGRNFSGGQRQRLTIARALVQEASILILDDATSALDYLTESRLFAAIRRELPQQTLIVISQRTKSIKDANQILVLDKGKQVGLGCHQDLLESSAIYREIDRSQQSQEVES; from the coding sequence ATGAAAGAACTGGTTCGATATTTTCATGCATATCTCAAAGAGGCGATCTTAGCTCCCCTCTTCAAACTACTGGAAGCCAGTTTTGAATTGGTGGTTCCGCTTATTATCGCCATGATTATTGACCAGGTAATACCCAATAGCAACCAAGGAAACTTGGTTGCTATGATTTTATATCTGGTTGCTTTGGCAATTGTTGGCGTAGTGGTTTCCTTGACAGCTCAGTATTTTGCAGCCAAGGCAGCAGTTGGCTTTACCAAGGATTTGACTCAGGATCTGTATCAAAAAATATTATCTCTTCCCAAGGCTTCTCAAGACAGTTTATCTTCTTCAAGCATCTTTACTAGACTGACTAGCGATACTTTACAGATTCAGTCTGGAATCAACATTTTTCTTCGTCTCTTTCTGAGGGCTCCGATTGTCGTCTTCGGTTCCCTGGTGATGGCTTACCTAATTAGTCCAAGCTTGGCAACCTATTTTGTCAATATGATTATCCTGCTTTTTCTAGTAGTTACAGTCATCAGTTGGGTTACAAGTCGTCATTACCAGAGTATTCGTAAGTTGTTGGATAGTTTGGTTGGCCAGGTGCGTGAAACAGTGACTGGCATTCGAGTTATTCGGGCTTTTGGGCAAAAACTGCGTGAAAAAGAAGCATTTGAAAAAGGAAATCAAGCCTATCTTGGTCAGTTAGTGCGAGCAGGAAGATGGTCGTCAAGTCTGACTCCCTTGACCTATCTGATTGTCAATCTGACCTTGATTTTCCTCATTTGGCAGGGGAGTTTTGCAATTACCTTTAACCAATTGGAACAAGGAATGCTGATTGCCCTTATCAACTATCTCTTGCAAATTTTGGTAGAATTGGTCAAAATGGTCATGGTTATCTCCAGTTTGAACCAAAGTTTCATCGCTGCTAAACGTGTCCAGGAAATCTTTGACCAGCAGTCAGAAGATGTAGAAGCGCCTCTATCAACAACTCAAACGGATCAAATGAATCTCGTCTTATCTGTCCAAAATCTGACCTTTACCTATCCCAGATCATCTCGGCCAGCCTTGGAAAATCTCAGTTTTCAGCTAGAGAAAGGACAGTTTATGGGGATTATTGGTGGAACGGGTTCTGGTAAATCGACCTTGATTGATTTGCTCTTGGGTTTGTATCCATCTGGTGATAATCAGGTGCAAGTTTATATAGAGGGACATAGTCCACAGACACTGGCAGACTGGCGTGGTCGGTTCGCTCTGGTTCCTCAACAAGCTCAGCTGTTTTCAGGAACGGTTCGCAGCAATCTGACACTCGGAAAGGATTATTCAGATCAAGCTTTATGGAAGGCGCTGGAAATGGCTCAGGCTAAGGATTTTCTCTTAGAGAAAGATGGCTTAGACACAGTAGTTGAAGCCTTTGGTCGCAATTTTTCTGGCGGCCAACGCCAACGGTTGACCATTGCAAGAGCTTTGGTACAAGAGGCTTCGATTTTGATTTTGGATGATGCTACTTCTGCTTTGGACTATCTGACCGAAAGTCGTTTATTTGCTGCGATCCGTAGGGAACTACCTCAGCAGACCTTGATTGTCATTAGCCAACGAACTAAGAGTATCAAGGATGCCAATCAGATTTTAGTGCTGGACAAGGGGAAACAAGTAGGACTAGGCTGTCACCAAGACCTGTTAGAAAGCTCTGCTATTTACCGAGAAATCGATCGATCGCAACAGAGTCAGGAGGTAGAGTCATGA
- a CDS encoding redox-sensing transcriptional repressor Rex codes for MKNEKSSIPRATAKRLSLYYRIFKRFNAENIEKASSKEIAEAIGIDAATVRRDFSYFGELGRRGFGYDVKKLMEFFADILNDNSITNVMLVGVGNMGRALLHYRFHERNKMKIVMAFEADENPAVGTVDAGIPIYAISEIEEKIKEAKSQTAILTVPSNKAQEVANILVAAGVKGILSFSPVNLSVPKDVVVQYVDLTSELQTLLYFMRKD; via the coding sequence GTGAAGAACGAAAAATCGTCTATCCCAAGAGCAACAGCCAAGCGTCTGTCGCTCTACTACCGTATTTTTAAACGCTTTAATGCAGAAAATATTGAAAAAGCTAGTTCCAAAGAAATCGCTGAAGCCATTGGTATTGATGCCGCAACTGTCAGAAGGGACTTTTCTTATTTCGGTGAATTAGGTCGCCGTGGTTTCGGTTATGATGTGAAAAAACTAATGGAATTTTTCGCAGACATCCTAAACGATAATTCCATTACTAATGTTATGCTAGTCGGAGTTGGTAATATGGGACGAGCCCTACTTCACTATCGCTTCCATGAGCGCAATAAAATGAAAATCGTGATGGCCTTTGAAGCAGATGAAAATCCTGCAGTTGGAACTGTGGATGCAGGAATTCCTATCTATGCGATCTCTGAAATTGAAGAAAAAATCAAGGAAGCCAAGTCACAAACTGCCATCTTAACTGTCCCAAGTAATAAGGCACAAGAGGTTGCAAATATCTTAGTGGCTGCTGGTGTAAAAGGCATTCTGAGCTTTTCACCTGTCAATCTCTCTGTTCCAAAAGATGTTGTAGTCCAGTACGTTGATTTGACAAGTGAACTACAAACCTTGCTCTACTTTATGAGAAAAGACTAG
- a CDS encoding cysteine desulfurase family protein, producing MIYFDHAATTPMSSAALKTYLSIAQTVYGNPSSIHSAGRLAHKELRQARQTIATAIGVHADQIIFTSGGSEANNLAIKGYALANQSKGKHLITTAIEHHSVLETMDYLATQHGFEVTYLQPVDGNISAQQVKEALRADTILVSIMYVNNETGMILPIEEIATVLADHPARFHVDAVQAIGKLPIQLTNLAVDFLSASAHKFHGPRGVGFLFAADMHFHALIHGGKQEGQRRAGTENLAGIAAMATALTQQLENMESNTKLVQDLKDYLLEQLSSLPHYLNLPKNHLPYVLNVGLPDTLNEQVLMRLDLAGIALSSGSACTSGVIQTSHVLEALYGKKSHRLKESLRISLAESNTKEEIDQLIHQLSLILGV from the coding sequence TTGATTTATTTCGACCATGCTGCAACGACTCCCATGTCATCAGCAGCCTTAAAAACTTATTTATCCATCGCCCAAACAGTTTATGGCAATCCATCCAGTATTCATAGTGCGGGCAGATTGGCTCATAAAGAATTGCGTCAGGCACGACAAACTATCGCAACTGCTATTGGTGTTCATGCTGACCAGATTATCTTTACATCTGGAGGTTCTGAAGCCAACAATCTCGCCATTAAAGGCTATGCCTTGGCTAACCAAAGTAAGGGAAAACACCTGATAACCACTGCTATCGAACACCATTCCGTTTTGGAAACCATGGACTATTTAGCAACACAACACGGTTTTGAGGTAACCTATCTTCAACCAGTAGATGGTAACATATCGGCTCAACAAGTGAAAGAGGCACTAAGAGCTGATACCATTCTCGTTTCAATCATGTATGTAAATAATGAAACTGGTATGATTCTTCCCATCGAAGAGATTGCCACAGTTCTTGCTGATCACCCAGCTCGCTTCCACGTGGATGCTGTCCAGGCTATCGGCAAACTACCGATTCAGCTAACAAATCTAGCTGTTGATTTTCTTTCAGCATCGGCCCATAAATTTCATGGACCTAGAGGAGTCGGTTTTCTCTTTGCCGCTGACATGCATTTCCATGCCTTGATACACGGAGGCAAGCAGGAGGGACAACGTCGAGCCGGAACTGAAAACCTTGCAGGTATTGCTGCTATGGCAACAGCCTTGACACAGCAGTTAGAAAACATGGAGAGCAATACGAAGCTTGTCCAAGATTTAAAAGACTATTTGCTTGAACAGCTGAGTTCACTCCCCCATTATCTAAATTTACCAAAGAATCATCTTCCATATGTCTTGAATGTTGGTTTACCAGATACGCTTAACGAACAGGTACTTATGCGGCTTGATTTAGCAGGTATTGCCCTCTCTAGTGGCTCTGCCTGTACCTCTGGTGTCATCCAAACCAGTCACGTTTTAGAAGCGCTATACGGCAAGAAGTCGCATCGTTTGAAAGAATCCCTCCGGATTAGCTTGGCGGAATCCAACACCAAGGAAGAAATTGATCAATTAATTCACCAACTATCACTTATATTAGGAGTTTAA
- the radC gene encoding RadC family protein, whose protein sequence is MYSISFQQNSLLPRERLLEVGPEGLSNQELLSIFIRTGTKQHPVQELATKILKEVDHLANLKGMSIEELQSICGIGRVKAIEIQAMIELGRRIHQSEITLQQKVLGSEKLASRMMQELGDKKQEHLVAIYLDTQNRIIQQKTIFIGSVNKSIAEPREILYYAVKNMATSVIIVHNHPSGSVQPSKNDLLFTQALKKSCNMLGLVLLDHLIVGKSRYFSFREEGELVDTFN, encoded by the coding sequence ATGTATAGTATTTCATTTCAACAGAATTCATTATTACCAAGAGAGCGACTTCTGGAAGTAGGACCTGAAGGACTTAGTAATCAAGAATTGCTGTCTATTTTTATTCGAACTGGCACCAAGCAGCACCCAGTCCAGGAATTGGCTACAAAAATCCTAAAAGAGGTGGATCATCTGGCAAATTTGAAGGGAATGTCCATCGAAGAATTACAATCGATCTGCGGAATTGGTCGCGTCAAAGCAATCGAAATTCAAGCCATGATTGAATTGGGGCGTAGAATTCACCAGTCTGAAATCACTCTCCAACAAAAAGTTTTAGGCAGCGAAAAACTAGCTTCTCGCATGATGCAGGAGTTGGGAGATAAAAAGCAAGAGCATCTGGTAGCTATTTATTTGGATACCCAAAACCGCATTATTCAGCAGAAAACGATTTTCATCGGAAGTGTCAATAAGTCCATCGCAGAACCAAGAGAGATCCTCTACTATGCTGTCAAAAACATGGCAACAAGTGTGATTATTGTTCATAATCATCCATCTGGCTCTGTTCAGCCAAGTAAGAATGACCTCTTGTTTACGCAGGCATTAAAAAAGTCCTGCAATATGCTAGGACTTGTGCTTTTGGACCATCTAATTGTTGGAAAGTCGCGTTATTTTAGTTTTCGAGAAGAGGGGGAATTGGTTGATACCTTCAACTAG
- a CDS encoding ribose-phosphate diphosphokinase, whose translation MVQPYGDKQIKLFTLNGNPQIAEKIAQSAGIPLGKVSSRQFSDGEIQINIEESVRGVDVYIIQSTSYPVNNHLWELLIMVDACKRASANTVTVVMPYFGYARQDRTASPREPITAKLVANMLVKAGVDRVLTLDLHAVQVQGFFDIPVDNLFTVPLFASHYLEKGLCGEDVVIVSPKNSGIKRARGLAEHLDSPIAIIDYAQDDSDRAEGYIIGDVAGKRAILIDDILNTGKTFSEAAKIVQEGGATEIYAVASHGLFAGTAAQLLDQAPIKEILVTDSVASKEQHPKNIAFLTASDLIADAIIRIQERRPISPLFNVAHPEKNN comes from the coding sequence ATGGTACAGCCATACGGTGACAAGCAAATCAAACTATTTACTCTTAACGGAAATCCTCAGATTGCAGAAAAAATTGCTCAGTCTGCTGGCATTCCACTTGGAAAGGTCTCGTCACGTCAATTCTCTGATGGAGAGATCCAAATCAACATTGAAGAAAGTGTTCGTGGTGTTGACGTTTATATCATCCAATCTACTAGCTACCCAGTAAATAACCACCTCTGGGAACTACTCATCATGGTTGATGCCTGCAAACGTGCATCAGCTAACACCGTTACCGTTGTTATGCCTTACTTTGGCTATGCTCGTCAAGATCGTACAGCTTCTCCTCGTGAACCAATCACAGCAAAATTGGTAGCCAACATGCTGGTGAAAGCTGGCGTGGACCGCGTTTTGACACTTGACCTTCATGCAGTTCAAGTTCAAGGTTTCTTCGACATTCCAGTCGACAACCTCTTTACTGTACCTCTTTTTGCGAGCCACTATTTGGAAAAAGGGCTGTGTGGTGAAGATGTTGTTATCGTCAGTCCAAAAAATTCTGGTATCAAGCGTGCGCGTGGCTTAGCTGAGCATTTGGACTCGCCAATTGCCATTATCGACTACGCTCAAGATGATTCTGACCGTGCAGAAGGGTATATTATCGGCGATGTTGCCGGTAAACGTGCGATTTTAATTGATGATATCCTAAATACAGGTAAAACCTTCTCAGAAGCCGCTAAAATTGTTCAAGAAGGTGGAGCTACTGAAATTTATGCAGTTGCTAGCCATGGCTTATTCGCTGGAACTGCTGCTCAACTCTTAGATCAAGCACCTATCAAAGAAATTTTGGTAACTGACTCTGTTGCAAGCAAAGAACAACATCCCAAAAATATTGCTTTCCTTACTGCAAGTGACTTGATTGCGGATGCCATTATTCGTATCCAAGAACGCCGTCCAATCAGCCCGCTCTTCAATGTCGCTCATCCTGAAAAAAACAACTAG
- a CDS encoding class A sortase: MGKDQTTKKKRSSLWRNILSGILIILALCLIFNSSIRNMIIAWNTNRYQVTQVSEEEIEQNKQASSTFDFEQVESISTEAVLKAQWEAQNLPVIGGIAVPDLKINLPIFKGLDNVALMYGAGTMKEDQVMGQGNYALASHHIFGMAGASDTLFSPLEHAKEGMKIYLTDKTNVYTYVVTSVEVVTPESVYVIDDVEGKNQVTLVTCEDAAATMRTIVKGELETVTAFDETDAEILDSFEISYNQIQL, from the coding sequence ATGGGAAAAGACCAAACAACAAAAAAGAAGCGCTCCTCTCTTTGGAGAAATATTCTATCGGGAATTTTGATTATTCTTGCGCTCTGCTTGATTTTTAATAGCTCTATTCGAAATATGATTATCGCCTGGAACACTAATCGTTATCAGGTGACACAGGTGTCTGAAGAGGAAATTGAGCAAAACAAACAAGCAAGCTCTACTTTTGATTTCGAACAAGTAGAATCTATTTCAACTGAAGCAGTTTTGAAGGCCCAGTGGGAAGCTCAAAATTTGCCTGTAATTGGTGGAATTGCGGTTCCAGATTTAAAAATTAACCTGCCGATTTTTAAAGGTTTGGACAATGTGGCGCTTATGTACGGAGCCGGTACAATGAAAGAGGACCAAGTCATGGGTCAAGGAAACTACGCTCTTGCTAGCCACCATATATTTGGAATGGCTGGAGCTAGTGATACCTTATTTTCACCTCTGGAACATGCAAAAGAGGGGATGAAAATCTACTTGACGGACAAAACAAATGTTTATACCTATGTTGTAACTAGTGTTGAAGTTGTGACACCAGAAAGCGTCTATGTGATTGATGATGTTGAAGGGAAGAACCAAGTAACGCTTGTAACTTGTGAAGATGCAGCAGCCACTATGCGAACCATTGTCAAAGGAGAGCTTGAGACGGTAACAGCTTTTGATGAGACAGATGCAGAGATTTTAGATTCATTTGAAATTTCTTACAATCAAATTCAACTTTAA
- a CDS encoding GTP pyrophosphokinase family protein, which translates to MEFNWESFLDPYIQTVGELKIKLRGIRKQYHKANRHSPIEFVTGRVKPVESIKEKMALRHISYEQLAQDMQDIAGVRIMVQFVDDIEEVLAILRKRKDMQILHERDYINNMKSSGYRSYHVVISYPVDTINGNETVLAEIQIRTLSMNFWATIEHSLNYKYKGKFPEEIKKRLEITAKIAYQLDEEMRQIRDDIQEAQVLFNPPNRKVNDGVGNSDDTDEEYR; encoded by the coding sequence ATGGAATTTAACTGGGAAAGTTTTTTAGATCCCTATATCCAAACAGTTGGAGAATTGAAAATCAAGTTGCGAGGTATTCGCAAACAGTACCATAAGGCCAACCGTCACTCACCGATTGAATTCGTGACAGGTCGAGTGAAGCCTGTTGAGTCCATTAAAGAGAAGATGGCCCTACGCCATATTTCTTACGAGCAGCTAGCGCAAGACATGCAAGATATTGCGGGAGTTCGGATAATGGTCCAATTCGTTGATGATATCGAAGAAGTCCTAGCTATCTTGAGAAAACGCAAGGACATGCAGATTCTCCATGAAAGAGATTACATCAACAATATGAAGTCTTCCGGCTACCGTTCCTATCACGTTGTTATCTCTTATCCTGTTGATACCATAAATGGCAATGAAACTGTTTTAGCAGAAATTCAAATCAGGACCTTATCAATGAATTTTTGGGCAACCATTGAACATTCATTGAATTATAAGTACAAGGGTAAGTTCCCTGAAGAAATCAAGAAACGCTTGGAAATTACAGCAAAAATTGCTTACCAATTAGATGAGGAGATGCGGCAAATCCGAGATGATATACAAGAAGCCCAGGTGCTTTTTAATCCACCAAATCGTAAGGTAAACGATGGTGTCGGAAACAGCGACGATACTGATGAAGAATACAGATAG
- a CDS encoding NAD kinase has product MKNTDRLKVALMASRNPKSQEVLQSLWMKLKEKKFILTPKNPDVVISIGGDGMLLSAFHKYEKLIDHVRFVGIHTGHLGFYTDYRDFEVDKLVDNLALDTGARVSYPILNVKVKLMDGRVLTMRALNEATVKRLSKTMVADVFINGVAFERFRGDGISVSTPTGSTAYNKSLGGAVLHPTIEALQIAEVASLNNRVYRTLGSSIVVPKKDKIVIEPKHDDRYSISIDNKNYTYDKIQQIDYQIDQKKIHFVASPSHTSFWNRVKDAFIGEVE; this is encoded by the coding sequence ATGAAGAATACAGATAGACTAAAAGTAGCCTTGATGGCCAGCCGCAATCCGAAGAGTCAAGAAGTCTTGCAAAGTCTTTGGATGAAGTTAAAAGAAAAAAAATTCATTCTAACTCCTAAAAATCCAGATGTTGTCATCTCGATAGGTGGGGATGGAATGTTGCTTTCTGCCTTTCACAAGTACGAAAAATTGATTGACCATGTTCGATTTGTAGGGATTCATACTGGTCACCTGGGTTTCTATACAGATTACCGTGATTTTGAAGTCGATAAACTGGTGGATAATCTTGCACTCGATACTGGAGCGCGGGTGTCCTACCCTATTTTAAATGTGAAGGTGAAATTGATGGATGGTCGGGTATTGACCATGCGTGCCTTGAATGAAGCAACCGTTAAGCGCCTGTCGAAAACCATGGTTGCCGATGTTTTTATTAATGGTGTAGCTTTTGAGCGTTTTCGTGGTGATGGGATTTCGGTTTCGACACCAACTGGATCTACGGCCTACAATAAATCCTTAGGAGGAGCAGTCCTGCATCCGACTATCGAAGCGCTTCAGATTGCAGAAGTAGCTAGTTTGAATAATCGTGTTTATCGAACTCTTGGATCATCGATTGTGGTTCCAAAGAAAGATAAGATTGTCATTGAGCCTAAGCATGATGATCGTTATTCTATCTCCATTGACAACAAAAACTACACTTATGACAAGATCCAGCAGATTGATTACCAGATTGATCAGAAAAAGATTCATTTTGTAGCTAGTCCAAGTCACACCAGTTTTTGGAATCGGGTCAAGGATGCCTTTATTGGAGAGGTTGAATAG
- the pta gene encoding phosphate acetyltransferase, with protein sequence MEIRSLFGEMKQKIVGKKLRIVFPEGTDERVVRAAARLKFEGLAEPIILGVPEEVHNLLTDFGFSNPGITVIDPNNYANFDAMKQEFVTLRKGKVDEAQADEILRDVNYFGVMLVQLGLAEGMVSGAIHSTADTVRPALQIIKTKPGVKRTSGVFLMVKDQHKFVFGDCAINIEPDAETLAEIAIQSAETAKTFGIDPKVAMISYSTKGSGSGPRVDKVVEATRIAQELRPDLLIDGELQMDAALVPDTARLKAPGSPVAGQANVFVFPAIEAGNITYKVVERLGGYEAVGPVLQGLNKPVNDLSRGCSSEDVYKLGIITAAQAVAAL encoded by the coding sequence ATGGAAATTCGGAGTTTATTTGGTGAAATGAAGCAAAAAATCGTAGGTAAAAAACTACGTATCGTTTTCCCAGAGGGGACAGATGAGCGTGTTGTTCGTGCGGCAGCTCGTTTGAAATTTGAAGGTTTGGCAGAGCCAATTATCCTTGGCGTGCCAGAAGAAGTCCACAATTTGTTGACAGACTTTGGTTTCTCTAACCCAGGTATCACAGTGATTGATCCAAATAACTATGCTAACTTTGATGCTATGAAGCAGGAGTTTGTGACGCTTCGTAAGGGCAAGGTGGATGAAGCACAGGCTGATGAAATCTTGCGTGATGTCAACTACTTTGGTGTGATGTTGGTTCAACTTGGTTTGGCAGAAGGTATGGTTTCAGGAGCAATTCACTCAACTGCTGATACTGTTCGTCCTGCTCTTCAAATCATTAAGACAAAACCAGGTGTAAAACGTACTTCAGGTGTCTTCTTGATGGTAAAAGACCAGCATAAGTTTGTTTTTGGTGACTGTGCTATCAACATTGAGCCAGATGCAGAAACCCTGGCTGAGATTGCAATTCAATCAGCAGAAACAGCTAAAACATTTGGTATCGATCCAAAAGTGGCTATGATTTCTTATTCAACCAAGGGTTCTGGTTCAGGTCCTCGTGTAGACAAGGTTGTTGAAGCTACTCGTATTGCTCAAGAACTTCGTCCAGATCTTTTGATTGATGGCGAATTGCAGATGGATGCTGCCTTGGTTCCAGATACAGCTCGTTTGAAGGCGCCTGGAAGTCCAGTAGCTGGTCAAGCCAATGTCTTTGTTTTCCCAGCTATTGAGGCAGGAAATATCACTTACAAGGTTGTAGAACGTCTTGGTGGTTACGAAGCGGTTGGTCCTGTTTTGCAAGGTTTGAACAAGCCAGTTAATGACCTTTCACGTGGATGTAGTTCAGAAGATGTCTACAAACTTGGTATTATCACAGCTGCACAAGCAGTAGCAGCTTTGTAA
- a CDS encoding DUF1831 domain-containing protein, which translates to MAFETSVSLKDCLYTYEISPQIKKYTLKDTTFEETKAGHFQLTRLLEEIPNSKKGFLLKIIINKDLTAFKINITDQSGLRIVNIFKENSNPVIQEKFYFLLESLVDRNIFNKIER; encoded by the coding sequence ATGGCTTTTGAAACATCCGTCAGCTTGAAAGACTGTTTATATACCTACGAGATCAGTCCTCAGATTAAAAAATATACTTTAAAGGACACCACTTTCGAAGAAACCAAGGCAGGGCATTTTCAATTAACTCGCCTTCTTGAAGAAATTCCAAATTCAAAAAAAGGATTTCTGTTGAAAATCATAATTAATAAAGATTTGACTGCCTTTAAAATCAATATTACAGACCAATCCGGTTTGCGTATTGTCAATATCTTCAAAGAAAATAGCAACCCCGTTATTCAAGAAAAATTTTACTTTTTGCTAGAAAGTCTTGTTGATCGAAATATCTTCAACAAGATTGAGAGATAA
- a CDS encoding DUF4649 family protein: MIKITYKDAYQQVRSQEFPDLAAAQLAFSGCLTLPDYYPVLSLTKDSEDLGFTGSIGQVYHFLQSL; this comes from the coding sequence ATGATTAAAATTACCTATAAAGATGCCTATCAGCAAGTTCGAAGTCAAGAGTTTCCTGATTTGGCAGCTGCTCAGCTAGCATTTTCTGGCTGCCTTACCTTACCCGATTACTATCCTGTTCTGTCACTGACAAAAGACAGTGAGGACTTGGGCTTTACTGGTTCGATTGGTCAAGTTTACCACTTTTTACAAAGTCTATAA
- a CDS encoding RluA family pseudouridine synthase, whose product MRFEFVADQHVKIKVFLKKHGVSKSLLAKIKYTGGLILVNGREEKATYLLDIGDKVTIDIPAEEDVTGQLEPIDFPLEILYEDENFLAINKPVGYASIPSSIHSSTIANFVKGYLVKQNYENKQVHIVTRLDRDTSGIMLFAKHGYAHARLDKQLQAKTILKRYFALVQGSGQLDAVGEIIAPIGRPTDSIITRCVTKDGKYAHTSYRVVQSWGDVHLVDIQLHTGRTHQIRVHFSHIGFPLLGDDLYGGSLELGIERQALHCHNLAFDNPFTAERIDLESILPDDFQAVINLLTNK is encoded by the coding sequence ATGCGGTTTGAATTTGTTGCGGACCAACATGTCAAAATCAAGGTTTTCTTGAAAAAACATGGGGTTTCAAAGAGTTTGCTTGCCAAAATCAAATATACAGGTGGTTTGATTTTAGTAAATGGCAGAGAAGAAAAAGCGACCTACTTGCTTGATATCGGTGATAAGGTTACGATTGATATACCGGCTGAGGAAGATGTGACAGGTCAACTGGAGCCAATTGATTTTCCTCTAGAGATTCTCTACGAAGATGAGAATTTCTTAGCTATAAACAAGCCAGTTGGTTATGCATCGATCCCTAGTTCCATTCATTCTTCGACCATAGCCAACTTTGTCAAGGGCTATTTAGTCAAGCAAAACTATGAGAACAAGCAGGTGCATATTGTCACGCGCTTAGACCGGGATACTTCCGGCATCATGTTGTTTGCAAAACATGGCTATGCGCATGCTCGCTTGGACAAACAGCTACAAGCTAAGACCATTCTCAAACGGTATTTTGCCTTGGTTCAAGGTTCGGGCCAACTTGATGCAGTTGGAGAAATTATTGCTCCGATTGGTCGTCCGACAGATAGCATCATCACGCGCTGTGTGACAAAGGATGGCAAGTATGCCCATACTTCCTATCGTGTCGTTCAGTCTTGGGGAGATGTTCATCTAGTGGATATTCAACTTCATACTGGTCGAACCCACCAGATTCGGGTGCATTTTTCCCATATCGGTTTTCCTTTACTGGGAGATGATCTGTATGGGGGGAGTTTAGAATTAGGTATTGAACGACAGGCATTGCATTGTCATAACTTGGCCTTTGACAATCCTTTTACAGCCGAAAGGATTGATTTAGAGTCGATCTTACCAGATGATTTTCAGGCTGTTATCAATTTGTTAACTAATAAATAA